In the Nicotiana tabacum cultivar K326 chromosome 16, ASM71507v2, whole genome shotgun sequence genome, one interval contains:
- the LOC107792698 gene encoding protein BASIC PENTACYSTEINE2-like: MDDDGLNMRNWGYYEPSLKGHLGLQLMSSVVDRDTKPFLTRRENPIMLGANGMYHSRDSIVPEAPLSHIDYVRDSWINHRDKFLHMFPGNPYTTVLPETSASHSMQMVQQPDVTEDVRVNAEEPSVKNESGPSKRKTGGATPKAPKAKKLKKGSSVPKENGTPRVQRAKPAKKSMDIVINGIDMDISGIPIPVCSCTGAPQQCYRWGCGGWQSACCTTSISMYPLPMSTKRRGARIAGRKMSQGAFKKVLEKLAAEGYSFANPIDLRTHWAKHGTNKFVTIR, from the coding sequence ATGGATGACGACGGTTTGAACATGAGGAACTGGGGTTATTATGAACCTTCCCTTAAAGGGCATCTAGGTCTTCAGCTGATGTCCTCGGTGGTTGATCGAGATACGAAACCTTTCCTAACTAGGCGTGAGAATCCAATTATGCTTGGCGCAAACGGGATGTACCATTCTCGGGATTCCATCGTTCCAGAAGCACCTTTATCTCACATAGATTATGTAAGGGACAGTTGGATAAATCACAGAGACAAATTTCTTCATATGTTTCCCGGGAACCCTTACACTACAGTTCTCCcggaaacttctgcaagtcattCCATGCAAATGGTACAGCAACCTGATGTAACTGAGGATGTGAGGGTGAATGCAGAGGAACCAAGTGTGAAGAACGAAAGTGGTCCTTCAAAGAGGAAGACAGGTGGTGCCACTCCTAAAGCTCCTAAAGCGAAGAAGTTAAAGAAAGGCTCATCCGTACCTAAGGAAAATGGGACTCCCCGTGTTCAACGAGCAAAACCAGCAAAGAAGAGCATGGACATTGTAATAAATGGAATTGATATGGACATTTCTGGCATTCCTATACCAGTTTGCTCCTGCACTGGTGCTCCTCAGCAATGTTATCGATGGGGATGTGGGGGCTGGCAGTCAGCTTGTTGTACCACTAGTATATCAATGTATCCGCTGCCAATGAGTACCAAAAGACGCGGAGCAAGGATTGCTGGAAGAAAGATGAGCCAGGGTGCATTCAAGAAGGTTTTGGAGAAACTTGCTGCGGAAGGATACAGTTTTGCTAATCCAATTGATCTGAGGACTCACTGGGCTAAACATGGTACCAACAAGTTTGTGACAATCAGGTAG
- the LOC107792697 gene encoding putative clathrin assembly protein At1g25240 yields MRLWRKVSGLVKDQNSIFIASLSRRTPLRNPDIEAAVIKATSHDEFSMNMKNVDRVFRWLRLSSCNLKPLIWAISIRIEKTRSWVVAIKVLILMHGLYSTRLPCVQRIGRLPFDLSNFEDGHSRKHEMHGINAFIRAYFAFLDQKSSLLCMELHEKRSNNNMMIMMHNLDVEEKESYSIVQDLVVVQKLQSLLDVLLEIKPLSDSAIVPLVLEAMDCVMTEIFDVYSRIRNGISRVLSRINLFGKVEATMALKIIKKATIQAEELSLYFEFNRDIGVRNAEVCPIVEQISNEDIKELEEIINGVSDKEQKSDEMDRAIVVHENFGEKNDSKSNLRTIITDRWETFDEENGGCSAIVKYIPRTNPFEASLVPTNSINNVPVKPQELPDLISF; encoded by the coding sequence ATGAGGCTATGGAGAAAGGTTTCCGGATTGGTAAAAGATCAAAATAGCATATTCATTGCTAGTTTATCAAGAAGAACACCTCTCCGGAATCCAGACATCGAGGCTGCTGTTATTAAAGCCACAAGCCACGATGAATTCTCCATGAATATGAAGAACGTCGATCGTGTTTTTCGTTGGTTACGTTTATCATCTTGTAATCTCAAACCTTTAATTTGGGCTATCTCGATTCGAATAGAGAAAACTCGAAGTTGGGTTGTTGCCATTAAAGTTTTAATCTTAATGCATGGTCTTTATAGCACTAGGCTTCCTTGTGTTCAAAGAATTGGTAGGTTACCTTTTGATCTTTCAAATTTCGAAGATGGTCATTCAAGAAAACACGAAATGCATGGGATTAACGCGTTTATTCGCGCTTATTTTGCATTTCTTGATCAGAAATCGTCTCTCCTTTGCATGGAATTGCATGAAAAGAGGAGCAATAACAACATGATGATTATGATGCATAATCTCGACgttgaagaaaaagaaagttaTTCTATCGTTCAAGATCTTGTTGTGGTACAAAAATTGCAATCTTTGCTTGATGTGTTACTTGAAATTAAGCCGTTATCGGATTCTGCTATTGTTCCTCTTGTTCTTGAAGCTATGGATTGTGTTATGACAGAAATTTTCGACGTGTATAGCAGGATTCGCAATGGGATTTCTCGAGTTTTATCAAGGATAAATTTATTTGGGAAAGTTGAAGCTACTATGGCTCTAAAGATCATTAAAAAGGCAACTATTCAAGCAGAAGAATTGTCTCTATATTTCGAGTTTAATCGCGATATAGGGGTGAGAAATGCTGAAGTTTGTCCAATTGTAGAGCAAATTTCAAATGAAGATATCAAAGAACTTGAAGAAATTATCAATGGGGTTTCAGATAAAGAACAAAAGAGTGATGAAATGGATAGAGCAATTGTGGTGCATGAGAATTTTGGAgaaaaaaatgactcaaaaagcAATTTAAGGACAATAATTACTGATCGTTGGGAGACATTTGATGAAGAAAATGGTGGCTGTTCTGCTATAGTAAAATATATACCAAGAACAAATCCTTTTGAAGCCTCTTTGGTACCTACTAATTCTATTAATAACGTACCTGTTAAACCTCAAGAATTACCAGATTTAATTAGCTTCTAA